A genomic stretch from Flavobacterium sp. KS-LB2 includes:
- a CDS encoding SRPBCC family protein yields MITTIKVLTKINAPIQTVFDLSRDIDTHQESVNFTKETAIDGITSGLINYNETVTWRGKHFGVYLTHKSRITAMNLYDYFVDEMEEGKFKSFRHEHIFNEKDGVTIMKDKLHYEVPYGFFGELFDLLFLKNHMINFIIERNKTLKALSENEKQ; encoded by the coding sequence CAAACTGTTTTTGATCTATCCAGAGATATTGACACACACCAAGAATCTGTCAATTTCACTAAAGAAACTGCAATTGACGGAATCACTTCCGGGTTAATCAATTACAACGAAACCGTTACTTGGCGAGGCAAACATTTTGGTGTTTATTTGACCCATAAAAGCCGAATCACAGCCATGAATTTATACGACTATTTTGTTGATGAAATGGAAGAAGGAAAATTCAAATCGTTCCGACATGAACATATATTTAATGAAAAAGACGGAGTTACTATAATGAAGGATAAATTACATTATGAAGTTCCCTATGGATTCTTTGGAGAATTATTTGATTTACTGTTTTTAAAAAATCACATGATTAATTTTATCATCGAAAGAAATAAAACATTGAAAGCTTTATCAGAAAATGAGAAGCAATAA
- the gcvP gene encoding aminomethyl-transferring glycine dehydrogenase has product MKTDAFALRHIGPRENDLEHMLKTIGAATLDQLIHETIPSDIRLKSDLDLEPAMTEYEFANHIQKLGNKNKVFQSYIGLGYNAAIIPAVIQRNVFENPGWYTAYTPYQAEIAQGRLEAILNFQTMVIELTGMEIANASLLDEGTAAAEAMALLFDVRSRDQKKNNINKFFVSEEILPQTLSVLQTRSTPIGVELVIGNHETFDFSSEYFGAILQYPGKFGQVHDYTAFITKAAANEIKVAVAADILSLVKLTPPGEMGAAVVLGTTQRFGIPLGYGGPHAAYFATKEEYKRSMPGRIIGVTVDTDGNRALRMALQTREQHIKRDKATSNICTAQVLLSVMAGMYAVYHGPKGLQYIANKVHASAVTLANTLEKLGFSQINTAFFDTIAVQADAKKLKAIAEQNEINFYYVDENTVSISLNETTSIADLNKIVAVFASAKGTQATTIDNLSETNHFPESINRTSTFLQHDVFNKYHSETALMRYIKMLERKDLALNHSMISLGSCTMKLNAASEMLPLSLAQWNNIHPFAPLDQAQGYQEMLAKLEQQLNVITGFAGTTLQPNSGAQGEYAGLMVIRAYHQSRGDYHRNIALIPSSAHGTNPASAAMAGMKVVVTKTLENGNIDIEDLREKAILHKDNLSCLMVTYPSTHGVFESAIKEITQLIHDNGGQVYMDGANMNAQVGLTNPATIGADVCHLNLHKTFAIPHGGGGPGVGPICVAPQLVPFLPTNPIIPTGGSTAITAISAAPWGSALVCLISYGYICMLGAEGLKQSTEYAILNANYIKEKLNGHYDTLYSGEMGRAAHEMILECRPFKEKGIEVTDIAKRLMDYGFHAPTVSFPVAGTLMIEPTESENLEELDRFCDAMIAIRKEIEAATLDNPNNVLKNAPHTLMMVTTDTWNFPYTREAAAFPLEYIAENKFWPTVRRADEAYGDRNLVCSCAPIEAYMEN; this is encoded by the coding sequence ATGAAAACAGACGCTTTTGCATTAAGACACATTGGCCCAAGAGAAAATGATCTAGAACACATGTTGAAGACAATTGGGGCAGCAACACTTGACCAACTGATCCATGAAACTATCCCAAGTGATATTCGTTTAAAATCTGATTTGGACTTAGAGCCTGCAATGACTGAATATGAGTTTGCAAATCACATTCAAAAATTAGGGAATAAAAATAAAGTTTTTCAATCTTATATAGGTTTAGGATACAATGCGGCCATTATCCCTGCGGTAATCCAAAGAAATGTTTTTGAAAACCCAGGATGGTATACAGCGTACACACCATATCAAGCAGAAATTGCACAAGGTCGTTTAGAAGCTATTTTGAATTTCCAAACCATGGTTATCGAATTGACCGGAATGGAAATCGCTAATGCTTCTTTATTAGATGAAGGAACTGCAGCTGCTGAAGCAATGGCATTACTTTTTGATGTTCGTTCTCGCGATCAAAAGAAAAATAACATTAACAAATTCTTCGTTTCAGAGGAAATATTACCACAAACTTTATCCGTTTTACAAACACGTTCTACACCAATTGGCGTTGAATTAGTAATTGGAAACCACGAAACATTCGATTTTTCATCGGAATATTTTGGAGCAATCTTGCAATATCCAGGTAAATTTGGACAAGTTCATGATTATACGGCTTTTATCACTAAAGCAGCCGCAAACGAAATAAAAGTAGCCGTTGCTGCAGATATTTTGAGTTTAGTAAAACTGACTCCTCCGGGAGAAATGGGAGCTGCAGTAGTTTTAGGAACCACACAACGTTTCGGAATTCCTTTAGGTTATGGAGGTCCACACGCCGCTTATTTTGCTACAAAAGAAGAATACAAAAGAAGCATGCCGGGGAGAATCATCGGCGTAACGGTTGATACTGATGGAAATCGGGCTTTGCGTATGGCATTACAAACCCGTGAGCAACACATAAAACGTGATAAAGCAACCTCAAATATTTGTACTGCACAAGTATTACTGTCAGTAATGGCAGGAATGTATGCTGTGTATCACGGTCCAAAAGGATTACAATACATAGCTAACAAAGTACATGCTTCCGCAGTGACTTTGGCAAACACATTAGAAAAATTAGGTTTCTCACAAATCAATACTGCATTCTTTGACACCATTGCTGTTCAGGCTGATGCCAAAAAATTAAAAGCGATTGCTGAACAAAACGAAATCAATTTTTACTATGTTGACGAAAATACCGTTTCAATTTCTTTAAATGAAACAACAAGTATTGCTGATTTAAATAAAATCGTTGCTGTTTTCGCTTCCGCAAAAGGAACTCAAGCAACAACAATTGATAATTTATCAGAAACCAATCATTTTCCAGAAAGCATTAACAGAACATCAACGTTCTTACAACATGATGTTTTCAACAAATATCATTCTGAAACCGCGCTAATGCGTTACATCAAAATGTTGGAAAGAAAAGATTTAGCATTGAATCACTCCATGATTTCATTGGGTTCTTGCACGATGAAGCTAAATGCAGCTTCAGAAATGTTGCCTTTAAGTCTGGCACAATGGAATAATATTCACCCATTTGCACCATTGGATCAAGCACAAGGATACCAAGAAATGCTGGCTAAATTAGAACAACAATTAAATGTTATTACAGGTTTTGCAGGAACAACATTACAACCTAATTCAGGAGCTCAAGGAGAATATGCCGGATTAATGGTAATTCGTGCGTACCACCAATCAAGAGGAGATTACCATAGAAACATTGCTTTAATTCCATCATCTGCTCACGGAACAAATCCAGCTTCAGCAGCGATGGCAGGAATGAAAGTAGTAGTTACTAAAACATTGGAAAACGGAAACATTGACATTGAGGATTTACGTGAAAAAGCAATTCTTCACAAAGACAATCTTTCTTGTTTGATGGTAACCTATCCATCTACTCATGGTGTTTTTGAAAGCGCCATCAAAGAAATCACACAATTGATTCACGATAACGGTGGACAAGTATATATGGATGGTGCCAATATGAATGCGCAAGTTGGATTAACAAATCCTGCTACAATTGGCGCTGATGTTTGCCACTTAAACTTGCACAAAACATTCGCTATACCTCATGGAGGTGGTGGACCAGGTGTAGGACCAATATGCGTTGCACCTCAATTAGTTCCATTTTTACCAACTAATCCTATAATTCCAACAGGAGGTTCAACCGCTATTACGGCAATTTCTGCTGCACCTTGGGGTTCAGCATTGGTTTGTTTGATCTCGTATGGTTACATCTGCATGCTTGGCGCTGAAGGATTGAAACAATCTACTGAATACGCCATTTTGAATGCAAACTATATCAAAGAGAAATTAAACGGTCATTATGATACGTTGTATTCTGGAGAAATGGGTCGTGCAGCTCACGAAATGATTTTAGAATGCCGTCCTTTTAAAGAAAAAGGAATTGAAGTAACTGATATTGCTAAACGTTTGATGGATTATGGTTTTCATGCTCCAACCGTTTCTTTCCCAGTAGCCGGAACTTTAATGATTGAACCTACTGAAAGTGAAAACCTAGAAGAGTTAGATCGTTTTTGTGACGCCATGATTGCGATTAGAAAAGAAATTGAAGCTGCTACTTTAGACAATCCAAATAATGTATTGAAAAATGCGCCACATACTTTAATGATGGTAACTACTGATACTTGGAATTTCCCATACACTCGTGAAGCTGCTGCATTTCCACTAGAATACATTGCCGAAAACAAATTCTGGCCTACCGTTCGTAGAGCTGATGAAGCATATGGTGATAGAAATTTAGTTTGTTCTTGTGCGCCAATTGAAGCGTACATGGAAAACTAA